The Syntrophorhabdaceae bacterium sequence CCACCACGATTCCGGCCAGGGTGGAGACCAGGATGGCGAGGGCAAGGGATATCTCGCTCTTCCAGAAGAAGAAAGAGACGGCGACTGGCGATGCGTTCTGGATTGAGAAGACGGCGATGAGGAGCACCAGGACTGCCCCGATTATCATCATACCCATGAGAAATTCTCCTAAAATGTGACGTCCGTCCCGGTGGCGACGACCCACCAACCCCGGAACGATTATAGTTTGTAACTTCCCCCGCGGTTTGTACACAAAAATTTACTTGTTCCTGTCCTCCGGTGCATACCGTCCGTGCTTTAACATTGTGAAATAACACGC is a genomic window containing:
- a CDS encoding LapA family protein; amino-acid sequence: MGMMIIGAVLVLLIAVFSIQNASPVAVSFFFWKSEISLALAILVSTLAGIVVGGVMISMAIGKMGRTGRAPGKRSAP